In Enterobacter sp. 638, a single window of DNA contains:
- the prmA gene encoding 50S ribosomal protein L11 methyltransferase: protein MPWIQLKLNTTGANAEELSDALMEVGSVSITFQDTHDTPVFEPLPGETRLWGDTDVIGLFDAETDMKDVVAILENHPLLGAGFVHKIEQLEDKDWEREWMDNFHPMQFGKRLWICPSWRDVPDPNAVNVMLDPGLAFGTGTHPTTSLCLQWLDGLDLEGKTVIDFGCGSGILAIAALKLGAAKAIGIDIDPQAIQASRDNAQRNGVSDRLELYLPNDQPDIMKADVVVANILAGPLRELAPLISVLPVEGGLLGLSGILASQADSVCEAYTELFTLDPVVEKEEWCRITGRKK, encoded by the coding sequence ATGCCGTGGATCCAACTAAAACTGAATACAACCGGCGCGAACGCCGAAGAACTGAGTGATGCGTTAATGGAAGTCGGATCGGTTTCCATTACTTTCCAGGACACGCATGACACACCGGTGTTTGAGCCATTGCCCGGCGAAACGCGCCTGTGGGGTGATACCGATGTTATTGGCCTGTTCGACGCAGAAACGGACATGAAAGACGTCGTGGCGATTCTGGAAAATCATCCGCTTCTGGGCGCAGGATTTGTGCATAAAATCGAGCAACTGGAAGACAAAGACTGGGAACGCGAGTGGATGGATAATTTCCATCCCATGCAGTTCGGCAAACGTCTGTGGATTTGCCCAAGCTGGCGCGATGTGCCTGATCCCAATGCCGTAAACGTGATGCTCGATCCGGGGCTGGCGTTTGGTACGGGTACCCATCCAACAACCTCTCTTTGCCTGCAATGGCTTGATGGTCTGGATCTGGAAGGGAAAACGGTGATCGATTTTGGTTGTGGATCCGGGATCCTCGCCATTGCCGCACTGAAACTCGGCGCAGCAAAAGCGATCGGGATCGACATCGATCCGCAAGCGATTCAGGCCAGCCGCGATAATGCCCAGCGAAACGGAGTGTCCGATCGCCTTGAGCTGTATTTGCCCAATGACCAGCCAGACATCATGAAAGCGGATGTCGTGGTCGCAAACATCCTGGCAGGCCCACTGCGTGAACTGGCACCGTTAATCAGCGTGCTGCCCGTTGAGGGCGGTTTACTGGGGCTTTCCGGTATTCTGGCCAGCCAGGCAGACAGCGTATGTGAAGCCTACACTGAACTCTTCACTCTCGACCCGGTGGTTGAGAAAGAAGAATGGTGTCGCATTACTGGTCGTAAGAAGTAA
- a CDS encoding carbonic anhydrase family protein, with product MTPFIGKAAILALSIVSASAYASHWSYEGEGSPEHWGALDEAYKTCQSGMNQSPVNIDSTIKAHLTPLKTHYIDGPVTLTNNGHTIQAAEKPDTPDTITLDNQSWALQQFHFHAPSENTIHGKKFDMEMHLVHKNADGALTVVAVMFEKGAANAELDKLWGIMPGQAEQSATLDTKLDLNKLLPKNKTYWRFSGSLTTPPCSEGVTWVVLKNPMTLSATQLEKFTHTMHHDNNRPVQSLHGRVVVE from the coding sequence ATGACCCCATTTATTGGTAAGGCAGCAATCCTGGCGCTGAGCATCGTGTCTGCTTCAGCTTATGCATCTCACTGGAGCTATGAAGGCGAAGGTTCACCGGAGCATTGGGGTGCGCTGGATGAGGCGTATAAAACCTGTCAAAGCGGCATGAACCAGTCCCCTGTTAATATCGACTCAACGATCAAGGCCCATCTCACACCGTTAAAAACCCACTACATCGATGGCCCTGTCACGTTGACCAACAACGGCCATACCATTCAGGCGGCCGAAAAGCCGGACACGCCAGATACGATCACGCTTGATAATCAATCCTGGGCTTTGCAGCAATTCCACTTCCATGCGCCGAGTGAAAATACAATCCACGGCAAAAAATTTGATATGGAAATGCACCTGGTCCATAAAAATGCCGATGGCGCATTGACCGTGGTGGCGGTGATGTTTGAGAAAGGGGCCGCCAACGCAGAGCTGGATAAACTGTGGGGTATCATGCCAGGGCAAGCCGAACAATCGGCGACGCTGGACACGAAACTTGACCTGAACAAACTGTTACCTAAAAACAAAACCTACTGGCGCTTTAGCGGTTCTTTGACCACACCTCCTTGTTCGGAAGGAGTGACCTGGGTGGTGCTCAAAAATCCGATGACCCTCTCCGCCACTCAGTTGGAAAAATTTACCCACACTATGCATCACGATAATAACCGCCCGGTACAATCACTTCACGGGCGTGTTGTGGTTGAATAA
- the dusB gene encoding tRNA dihydrouridine synthase DusB, with protein sequence MRIGHYQLRNRLIAAPMAGITDRPFRTLCYEMGAGLTVSEMMSSNPQVWESDKSRLRMVHVDEPGIRTVQIAGSDPEEMAQAARINVESGAQIIDINMGCPAKKVNRKLAGSALLQYPDQVKSILLGVVNAVDVPVTLKIRTGWAPEHRNCVEIAQLAEDCGIQALTIHGRTRACLFNGNAEYDSIRAVKQKVSIPIIANGDITDPLKARAVLDYTGADALMIGRAAQGRPWIFREIQHYLDTGELLDPLPLAEVKRLLCAHIRELHDFYGQAKGYRIARKHVSWYLQEHAPNDQFRRTFNAIEDASVQLEALEAYFENFA encoded by the coding sequence ATGCGCATCGGACACTATCAGCTCAGAAATCGCCTGATCGCAGCGCCAATGGCAGGTATTACTGACCGGCCTTTCCGGACGCTGTGCTACGAGATGGGAGCCGGTTTAACCGTTTCCGAGATGATGTCGTCTAACCCGCAGGTTTGGGAAAGCGATAAATCCCGTCTACGGATGGTGCACGTTGATGAGCCAGGTATTCGCACCGTGCAAATTGCTGGAAGCGATCCTGAAGAAATGGCGCAAGCCGCGCGTATTAACGTTGAAAGTGGCGCCCAAATTATTGATATCAATATGGGTTGCCCGGCAAAAAAGGTGAATCGTAAGCTTGCAGGTTCAGCCCTTCTGCAATACCCCGACCAGGTGAAGTCTATCTTGTTGGGGGTGGTTAACGCAGTGGATGTTCCCGTTACGTTGAAAATTCGCACTGGTTGGGCGCCGGAACACCGTAACTGTGTAGAAATTGCCCAACTGGCCGAAGATTGTGGTATCCAGGCCCTGACCATTCATGGACGCACTCGCGCCTGTTTGTTCAACGGCAATGCGGAATACGACAGCATTCGGGCAGTTAAGCAGAAAGTTTCCATTCCGATTATCGCGAATGGCGACATAACTGACCCGCTAAAAGCCAGGGCTGTGCTCGACTATACAGGGGCAGATGCTCTGATGATAGGACGTGCCGCTCAGGGAAGACCCTGGATCTTTCGGGAAATCCAGCATTATCTGGACACTGGGGAGTTGCTTGATCCACTGCCTCTGGCAGAAGTTAAGCGCTTGCTTTGTGCGCATATTCGGGAACTGCATGACTTTTACGGTCAGGCAAAAGGGTACCGAATTGCGCGGAAACACGTATCCTGGTATCTCCAGGAACACGCTCCAAATGACCAGTTTCGGCGCACATTCAACGCCATAGAGGATGCCAGCGTACAGCTGGAGGCGTTGGAGGCATACTTCGAAAATTTTGCGTAA
- the fis gene encoding DNA-binding transcriptional regulator Fis gives MFEQRVNSDVLTVSTVNSQDQVTQKPLRDSVKQALKNYFAQLNGQDVSDLYELVLAEVEQPLLDMVMQYTRGNQTRAALMMGINRGTLRKKLKKYGMN, from the coding sequence ATGTTCGAACAACGCGTAAATTCTGACGTACTGACCGTTTCTACCGTTAACTCTCAGGATCAGGTGACTCAAAAACCTCTCCGTGACTCGGTTAAACAAGCACTGAAGAACTATTTTGCTCAACTGAATGGTCAGGATGTGAGTGACCTGTATGAGTTGGTACTGGCTGAAGTTGAACAGCCACTGTTGGACATGGTGATGCAATACACCCGCGGTAACCAAACCCGCGCTGCCCTGATGATGGGTATCAACCGTGGTACCCTGCGTAAGAAACTCAAAAAATACGGCATGAACTAA
- a CDS encoding DUF2556 family protein — protein sequence MIRKYWWLVIFAVSVFLFDALLMQWIELLSTETDKCRNMNSVNPLKLVNCSDLD from the coding sequence ATGATTCGTAAATACTGGTGGCTGGTTATCTTTGCCGTCTCGGTGTTCCTCTTTGATGCGCTGCTCATGCAGTGGATTGAGCTGCTGAGCACCGAAACCGACAAGTGTCGTAATATGAATTCCGTGAATCCCTTAAAATTAGTAAACTGCTCGGATCTCGATTAA
- a CDS encoding bifunctional diguanylate cyclase/phosphodiesterase: MLVSQYNHILVVISFVVAILAAYTALNMAGRVAGSQGIAARIWLAGGGVAMGIGIWAMHFIGMLAMDLAMSMSYDVAITALSMAIAIVSSMFALWLVSGEQLRLRRLLPGAFVMGTGIVAMHYTGMAALEVSPGIVWDKTWVALSVIIALAASLVALWLTFRLRYEAAQVALMRLGAALTMGIAIAGMHYAGMKAAQFPVTTHMHHHGINGSWLAVLVSVVALSILAITLLVSMLDARLQARTTLLASSLAEANRELAQLALHDTLTRLPNRILLEDRLSQAINKADREGTHFALMFMDLDGFKAVNDAYGHVTGDKLLVAVTKRLLLPLKGQYTLARIGGDEFVLLVEVSGPDDAASLANALVRAIDSPFSVDPYELVVTVSIGIALYPHDGKTDREMMFNADAAMYHTKHVGRNGYHFFQPSMNTLAQTHLQLMNDLWMAVERDELRLHYQPKFHAPAGPILGFEALLRWEHPKQGLLTPDVFLQLAEKTGLIIPIGNWVINEACRQLRAWHIQGHTNWSMAVNLSTLQFEQPSLVNTVLDCLALHQLPPESLILEVTETTAMNNPDESVRVLTELTNAGVKASIDDFGTGYSSLLYLKRLPACELKIDRAFVKDLSGESDDATIVSAIVALAKTLNLKVVAEGVETEAQQAFLTELGCNMLQGYLLGKPVSAQAVEELCHSPEMVKNKL, from the coding sequence ATGCTGGTTAGCCAATACAACCATATCCTCGTCGTCATTTCTTTTGTCGTCGCCATCCTTGCTGCATATACCGCACTCAATATGGCCGGGCGAGTCGCCGGGAGCCAGGGCATTGCGGCACGCATTTGGCTCGCAGGTGGTGGCGTGGCGATGGGCATCGGCATCTGGGCCATGCACTTCATCGGTATGCTGGCGATGGATCTTGCCATGAGCATGAGCTACGACGTGGCAATCACTGCGCTTTCAATGGCTATTGCGATTGTCTCCTCCATGTTTGCCCTTTGGTTGGTGAGCGGTGAACAGCTTCGCTTACGACGCCTGTTACCGGGCGCTTTCGTGATGGGGACAGGCATCGTCGCAATGCATTACACCGGTATGGCGGCACTTGAGGTGTCACCGGGAATTGTATGGGATAAAACCTGGGTCGCCCTTTCCGTGATCATCGCGCTAGCGGCATCGCTGGTCGCCCTGTGGCTGACCTTTCGATTACGTTATGAAGCCGCACAAGTTGCGCTGATGCGCCTGGGCGCAGCGTTAACAATGGGAATTGCGATTGCCGGCATGCATTACGCGGGTATGAAAGCGGCGCAGTTTCCAGTAACAACGCACATGCATCATCACGGGATTAATGGCAGTTGGCTGGCCGTTTTGGTCAGCGTGGTCGCACTCTCGATTTTGGCGATCACATTGCTGGTCTCAATGCTTGATGCCCGCCTTCAGGCACGGACTACGCTGTTAGCCTCATCCCTTGCTGAAGCTAACCGAGAACTGGCGCAACTGGCCCTTCACGATACGCTGACGCGGTTGCCTAATCGTATTCTGCTGGAAGATCGCCTCAGCCAGGCGATCAACAAAGCAGACCGTGAAGGAACGCACTTCGCGCTGATGTTTATGGACCTTGATGGCTTTAAAGCAGTAAATGACGCTTACGGTCATGTCACTGGCGACAAGCTGTTGGTCGCAGTGACTAAGCGGCTGCTGTTACCGCTGAAAGGGCAATACACGCTTGCCCGCATCGGCGGTGATGAGTTTGTTCTGCTGGTCGAAGTCAGTGGACCGGATGATGCCGCTTCGCTGGCCAACGCGCTGGTGCGCGCCATCGACAGTCCTTTCAGCGTTGATCCCTATGAGCTGGTCGTCACCGTCAGTATTGGCATTGCGTTGTATCCGCACGATGGGAAAACCGATCGCGAAATGATGTTCAACGCCGATGCCGCGATGTATCACACCAAACATGTTGGACGGAATGGGTACCACTTTTTCCAGCCGTCGATGAACACACTGGCGCAAACGCATTTACAGTTGATGAACGATCTGTGGATGGCTGTTGAGCGCGATGAATTGCGCCTGCACTATCAGCCGAAGTTTCATGCACCCGCTGGCCCTATTTTGGGCTTTGAAGCTCTGCTGCGCTGGGAGCATCCAAAACAAGGGTTGTTGACTCCTGATGTATTTCTTCAGCTGGCAGAAAAAACCGGTTTGATTATTCCGATAGGCAATTGGGTGATCAATGAAGCCTGTCGACAACTGCGCGCGTGGCATATTCAGGGCCATACTAACTGGTCGATGGCCGTGAATTTGTCTACCCTGCAGTTTGAGCAGCCATCGCTGGTCAACACCGTGCTCGATTGTCTGGCACTGCATCAGCTTCCGCCAGAATCGTTGATCCTGGAAGTGACCGAGACGACCGCGATGAATAACCCGGATGAAAGCGTAAGGGTTCTTACAGAGCTGACGAATGCGGGAGTCAAAGCGTCAATTGATGATTTTGGAACAGGATATTCCAGCTTGCTTTATCTCAAGCGGCTGCCCGCCTGCGAATTGAAAATTGATCGCGCGTTTGTGAAAGATCTGAGCGGTGAAAGCGACGATGCCACTATCGTCTCTGCCATTGTTGCACTCGCAAAAACGTTAAATCTAAAAGTGGTTGCCGAAGGGGTAGAAACCGAGGCGCAGCAGGCATTCCTGACAGAACTTGGCTGCAATATGCTTCAGGGATATTTGCTCGGCAAACCCGTGTCCGCACAAGCCGTCGAAGAACTTTGTCACAGTCCGGAGATGGTGAAAAATAAACTTTAA
- the envR gene encoding acrEF/envCD operon transcriptional regulator, with protein MARKTKEEAQKTRQQLIEAAITQFSTRGVASTTLTDVADAAGVTRGAVYWHFTSKSELFNAIWEQQLPLCDLIDERLALDIRDDPLFTLRARFIIALQYIAHEPRQKSLLQILYHKCEFNKELTSECDIRKRIGFNYDNVRALLERCLAQGVIDPQINIDMTLIVFHGFFSGLIKNWLMNSDSINLYQHAPALVDNILATLNITRKPPVKYDVAS; from the coding sequence ATGGCGCGCAAAACAAAAGAAGAGGCACAAAAAACGCGACAACAGTTGATTGAAGCGGCCATCACACAATTCTCTACGCGTGGCGTTGCCAGTACCACACTGACGGATGTTGCAGATGCGGCAGGTGTGACGCGCGGTGCCGTATACTGGCATTTCACCAGTAAATCTGAATTGTTTAATGCGATATGGGAGCAGCAGTTACCGCTATGTGATCTGATTGATGAACGTCTTGCTCTCGATATCAGGGATGACCCTTTATTCACTCTTCGGGCGCGTTTTATTATTGCTTTGCAATATATTGCTCATGAGCCTCGCCAAAAATCGCTGCTGCAAATTCTGTATCATAAATGTGAATTTAATAAAGAATTGACATCAGAATGTGATATTAGAAAAAGAATTGGTTTCAATTATGACAATGTACGGGCGTTACTGGAGAGATGCCTGGCCCAGGGCGTTATTGATCCGCAGATTAATATTGATATGACGCTGATTGTTTTCCACGGTTTTTTTAGCGGCTTAATTAAAAATTGGTTAATGAATAGCGACAGCATCAACCTTTACCAACATGCACCCGCGTTAGTCGATAATATTCTGGCGACGTTAAACATTACGCGTAAGCCGCCAGTAAAATATGATGTTGCCTCTTAA
- a CDS encoding efflux RND transporter periplasmic adaptor subunit: protein MTTHFRLLPLSGFIVCATLLTGCDGADNPKQSAQAPQVTVYVVKSAPLAVTTELPGRTDAFRVAEVRPQVSGIVLRRNFTEGSDVTAGDSLYQIDPATYKVAYDSAKGEMAKAEAAANIAHLTVKRYVPLVGTQYISRQEYDQAVANARQADASVIAAQASVETARINLAYTKVSSPINGRIGKSSVTEGALVMNGQASALATVQQLDPIYVDVTQSSNDFMHLKQSRLQKNEGTSSVQLLMENGQPYPLKGTLQFSDVTVDESTGSITLRAVFPNPQHSLLPGMFVRARIDEGIQPDAILVPQQGVTRTPRGDATVLVVNDKEQIELRNVIAPQAIGDSWLIAEGLKDGDRVVVSGLQKIHPGATVVAVPASAVKTAS from the coding sequence ATGACGACACACTTCAGGCTTTTACCTCTATCCGGTTTTATTGTCTGCGCCACACTCCTTACGGGCTGTGATGGCGCTGACAACCCAAAGCAAAGCGCACAGGCTCCGCAGGTAACGGTTTATGTCGTGAAAAGTGCTCCACTAGCAGTGACAACTGAATTGCCGGGGCGCACAGATGCGTTTCGCGTCGCTGAGGTTCGCCCGCAGGTGAGCGGCATTGTTTTACGTCGCAATTTCACTGAAGGCAGCGATGTCACCGCTGGCGATTCTCTTTATCAAATCGATCCCGCAACGTATAAGGTTGCCTATGACAGCGCTAAAGGCGAGATGGCAAAAGCCGAGGCGGCAGCTAACATTGCGCACTTGACGGTGAAACGTTATGTGCCTCTGGTGGGGACGCAATACATTAGTCGGCAAGAGTACGATCAGGCTGTAGCCAATGCCAGGCAAGCTGACGCCAGCGTTATTGCGGCACAAGCGAGTGTCGAAACCGCACGTATTAATCTCGCCTACACCAAAGTGTCATCGCCTATTAATGGACGTATTGGCAAATCCAGCGTCACCGAAGGCGCGTTAGTCATGAACGGGCAGGCTTCTGCCCTGGCGACCGTCCAGCAGCTTGATCCGATCTATGTTGATGTGACCCAGTCGAGCAATGATTTCATGCATCTAAAGCAGTCTCGTTTGCAGAAAAACGAGGGTACTAGCAGCGTTCAGCTGTTAATGGAAAATGGTCAGCCTTACCCACTCAAAGGCACGCTGCAATTTTCGGATGTCACTGTCGACGAAAGTACAGGTTCCATCACGCTTCGCGCCGTTTTCCCAAATCCTCAACACAGTTTGTTGCCAGGGATGTTTGTCCGCGCCCGTATTGATGAAGGCATACAGCCTGACGCCATTTTAGTCCCCCAGCAGGGCGTGACACGTACTCCACGTGGCGATGCCACCGTTCTGGTGGTGAATGATAAAGAGCAGATTGAATTGCGTAATGTTATTGCGCCTCAGGCCATTGGAGACAGCTGGCTGATCGCTGAAGGACTTAAGGATGGCGATCGCGTGGTCGTCAGTGGCCTGCAGAAAATCCATCCTGGCGCCACTGTGGTCGCCGTGCCTGCTTCCGCCGTCAAGACAGCCAGCTAA
- a CDS encoding efflux RND transporter permease subunit, with protein sequence MANFFIQRPIFAWVLAIILMIAGGLAILQLPVAQYPTIAPPAVAVTATYPGADAQTVQDTVTQVIEQNMNGIDNLMYMSSTSDSAGNVTITLTFQSGTDPDIAQVQVQNKLQLAMPLLPQEVQQQGIGVEKSSSSFLLVAGFVSDNKTLTQDDISDYVASNVKDAISRTSGVGDVQLFGAQYAMRIWLDSNALNKFQLTPLDVINQLKIQNNQIAAGQLGGTPSIPGQQLNASIIAQTRLKTPEEFGNVTLKVNQDGSMVHLKDVARIELGGENYNMVTKINGQAATGLGIKLATGANALDTAAAIKTKLAELQSFFPQGMRVVYPYDTTPFVKISIHEVIKTLFEAIVLVFLVMYLFLQNLRATLIPTIAVPVVLLGAFAILSAFGFSINTLTMFGMVLAIGLLVDDAIVVVENVERVMVEDKLPPKEATQKSMEQIQGALVGIAMVLSAVFIPMAFFGGSTGAIYRQFSLTIVSAMALSVLVALILTPALCATLLKPASEEHHAKGGFFGWFNTLFDKSVDHYSNSVSGILRKTGRYLVVYVLIVGGMAVLFLRLPTSFLPEEDQGVFMTMVQLPAGATQTRTQQILDQVQQYYLTQEKANVESVFTVNGFSFSGQGQNSGIAFVSLKPWEDRPGEKNGVEAIVGRATKAFSQIKDGLVFPFNLPAIIELGTATGFDFELIDQANLGHTSLTQARNQLLGMVKEHSDLLVRVRPNGLEDTPQFKLDIDQEKAQALGVSVSDINQTISTALGGTYVNDFIDHGRVKKVYAQAAAQFRMLPGDINNLYVRSANGEMVPFSAFSSSRWVSGSPRLERYNGMPSMEILGESAPGKSTGEAMVMMERLANKLPSGIGYDWTGMSYQERLSGNQAPALYAISLIIVFLCLAALYESWSIPFSVMLVVPLGVIGALLGASLRGLNNDVYFQVGLLTTIGLSAKNAILIVEFAKDLMEKEGKGVVEATLEASRMRLRPILMTSLAFILGVMPLVISNGAGSGAQNAVGTGVMGGMLSATLLAIFFVPVFFVVVRRRFTRQHH encoded by the coding sequence ATGGCTAATTTCTTTATTCAACGGCCGATTTTCGCCTGGGTACTTGCCATCATTCTGATGATTGCGGGCGGGCTGGCTATTCTTCAATTACCCGTGGCGCAATACCCCACTATTGCGCCTCCTGCTGTTGCCGTCACCGCAACCTATCCCGGCGCGGATGCACAAACGGTACAAGATACCGTGACCCAGGTTATCGAACAGAACATGAATGGTATCGATAACCTGATGTACATGTCATCCACCAGCGATTCAGCGGGTAACGTCACGATCACGTTGACCTTCCAGTCCGGCACCGATCCTGATATCGCGCAGGTACAGGTTCAAAACAAACTGCAGCTCGCCATGCCGCTGCTGCCACAAGAAGTTCAGCAGCAAGGTATTGGCGTGGAGAAATCCAGCAGCAGCTTCCTTCTGGTAGCAGGGTTTGTCTCTGATAATAAAACGCTGACGCAGGACGATATCTCAGATTACGTTGCGTCAAATGTTAAAGACGCGATCAGCCGGACATCGGGCGTGGGTGACGTTCAGCTATTTGGCGCACAGTACGCCATGCGTATTTGGCTCGACAGCAATGCACTTAATAAATTTCAGCTAACACCTCTGGATGTGATCAACCAACTAAAAATCCAGAATAACCAAATAGCTGCCGGTCAATTAGGGGGAACGCCGTCAATTCCAGGGCAACAGTTAAATGCCTCTATCATCGCGCAAACCCGTTTAAAAACCCCGGAAGAGTTTGGCAACGTCACACTGAAAGTGAATCAAGATGGGTCAATGGTGCATCTGAAAGATGTGGCTCGAATTGAGCTTGGCGGCGAAAACTATAATATGGTGACCAAGATTAATGGTCAGGCTGCGACGGGTCTTGGGATTAAACTGGCAACGGGCGCAAACGCACTCGATACTGCAGCGGCCATTAAAACGAAGCTCGCAGAATTACAGTCCTTCTTCCCGCAAGGAATGAGAGTTGTCTATCCCTACGACACGACCCCGTTCGTCAAAATATCCATTCATGAAGTGATTAAAACCCTGTTCGAGGCAATCGTCCTTGTTTTCCTGGTCATGTATTTGTTCCTGCAAAACCTGCGCGCCACGCTCATTCCCACCATCGCAGTGCCTGTTGTATTGCTCGGTGCCTTTGCCATTTTGTCGGCATTTGGATTTTCCATCAATACCCTCACCATGTTTGGCATGGTGTTGGCTATAGGCTTGCTGGTCGACGATGCCATTGTGGTTGTTGAGAACGTCGAACGCGTTATGGTAGAAGACAAGCTACCGCCTAAAGAGGCGACGCAAAAATCGATGGAGCAAATTCAAGGCGCGTTGGTCGGCATCGCAATGGTGCTTTCAGCGGTGTTTATACCGATGGCCTTTTTTGGTGGCTCTACCGGAGCCATTTACCGCCAGTTCTCACTGACCATTGTTTCTGCTATGGCTCTTTCAGTTCTAGTCGCACTGATTCTGACGCCAGCACTCTGCGCGACGTTGCTTAAACCGGCCTCTGAAGAGCACCACGCAAAAGGCGGTTTCTTTGGTTGGTTTAATACTCTCTTCGATAAAAGCGTCGATCATTACAGTAATAGCGTCAGCGGGATCCTGCGTAAAACAGGACGCTATCTTGTGGTGTATGTGCTGATCGTTGGCGGTATGGCGGTGCTCTTTTTGCGTCTCCCCACCTCTTTCCTGCCAGAGGAGGATCAGGGCGTATTCATGACAATGGTTCAGCTACCCGCCGGTGCAACGCAAACCCGCACGCAGCAAATTTTGGATCAGGTTCAGCAATACTATCTGACCCAAGAAAAAGCGAACGTTGAGTCGGTCTTTACCGTTAACGGTTTTAGTTTCAGCGGCCAGGGACAGAACTCAGGTATCGCATTTGTCAGCCTCAAACCGTGGGAAGATCGTCCAGGTGAAAAAAATGGCGTCGAAGCGATTGTGGGCCGCGCCACAAAAGCCTTTAGCCAGATTAAAGATGGTCTCGTTTTTCCTTTTAACCTACCTGCCATTATCGAGCTGGGAACAGCGACGGGCTTCGACTTTGAGTTAATCGATCAGGCAAACCTGGGTCATACCTCACTCACACAAGCCCGAAACCAACTCTTGGGTATGGTCAAAGAACATTCTGACTTGTTGGTGCGTGTACGTCCTAATGGGTTGGAAGACACTCCGCAATTTAAGCTCGATATTGATCAGGAGAAAGCCCAGGCGCTTGGCGTCAGCGTATCAGATATCAACCAGACGATTTCCACTGCGCTGGGAGGAACATACGTTAACGACTTCATCGATCACGGTCGTGTCAAAAAAGTGTATGCGCAAGCAGCGGCGCAGTTCCGCATGTTACCGGGTGATATCAATAATCTTTATGTGCGCAGTGCAAACGGCGAGATGGTCCCCTTTTCAGCCTTTAGTTCTTCACGCTGGGTTTCCGGTTCGCCACGGCTTGAGCGCTACAACGGCATGCCCTCAATGGAAATACTTGGGGAGTCTGCACCCGGCAAGAGTACGGGTGAAGCCATGGTCATGATGGAAAGACTGGCGAATAAACTGCCTTCCGGAATTGGCTACGACTGGACGGGAATGTCGTACCAGGAACGGCTTTCTGGAAACCAGGCACCTGCGCTATATGCCATTTCACTTATCATCGTGTTCTTGTGTCTGGCTGCACTTTACGAGAGCTGGTCGATTCCATTTTCTGTGATGTTAGTGGTGCCATTAGGCGTCATTGGAGCACTCCTCGGTGCATCGCTGCGCGGACTGAACAATGATGTTTATTTCCAGGTAGGTCTTCTTACCACCATTGGGCTTTCTGCTAAGAACGCCATCCTGATTGTTGAGTTTGCTAAAGACCTGATGGAAAAAGAAGGCAAAGGGGTTGTCGAAGCAACATTGGAGGCATCACGTATGCGCCTTCGTCCCATTCTGATGACTTCTCTGGCGTTCATTCTTGGCGTAATGCCGTTAGTGATCAGTAACGGTGCGGGGAGCGGCGCACAAAATGCCGTAGGTACAGGCGTCATGGGCGGGATGTTGTCCGCTACGCTTCTGGCTATCTTTTTTGTTCCCGTCTTTTTCGTCGTCGTAAGACGCCGATTTACTCGCCAACATCATTAA
- a CDS encoding lipoprotein, which produces MKRFICVATLAALLAGCAHDSPCVPVYDDQGRLVHTNTCMKGTTQDNWETAGAIAGGAAAVAGLTLGIVALTK; this is translated from the coding sequence ATGAAAAGATTCATTTGCGTTGCAACGCTCGCTGCGCTTCTGGCTGGTTGTGCCCACGATTCTCCGTGTGTACCGGTTTACGACGATCAAGGTCGCCTTGTCCATACCAATACGTGTATGAAAGGCACCACTCAGGATAACTGGGAAACAGCCGGCGCAATTGCAGGCGGTGCTGCGGCTGTTGCAGGCCTGACGCTGGGTATCGTTGCGTTAACCAAATAA